One genomic window of Fibrobacter sp. UWH6 includes the following:
- the nhaA gene encoding Na+/H+ antiporter NhaA codes for MSAKVTSSDRIEELFPETPVRKILTPIERLMKVETTGGIVLIIMTIAALLWANLSPESYHHVWHMPFAVTIGSWLGTADLHWLINDALMTIFFFNVGLEVKGEMTYGELRDPKAASLPILAAAGGMLFPALIYLAVNGLTGTDATRGWGIPTATDIAFVVGCMAILGKKVPHALRVMILTLAIADDIGAILVIAIGYPSGDGISFAALGTGVALLVLINVLFRLGVRNLLLHGVIGIAVWAFFVKSGVHPTISGVLLGLSVPARAVIAGGKMGLFANNVGHVLSGEATDSEEKYRVFSLLKQGAKESISMQERLYKTLAPWVNFFIMPLFALANAGVEIKLGGVEVPVMGAVALALVFGKPIGIFLFSFLSVKIGISKRPSYSWKALWGGGMLAGIGFTMALFVASLAFDVGDRQDSAKLGILLGSFSAAILGTIYMSLVSKPSKDEPEGHGHH; via the coding sequence ATGTCCGCAAAAGTGACTAGCAGCGATCGCATCGAAGAACTTTTCCCGGAAACTCCGGTCCGCAAGATCCTTACCCCCATTGAACGTCTCATGAAGGTGGAGACTACTGGCGGTATCGTTCTTATCATTATGACCATTGCAGCTTTGCTGTGGGCTAATCTCAGCCCTGAGTCCTATCATCATGTATGGCACATGCCTTTTGCCGTGACTATCGGTAGCTGGCTTGGTACTGCTGATTTGCATTGGCTGATCAATGATGCCTTGATGACCATCTTCTTCTTTAACGTGGGTCTCGAGGTGAAGGGCGAGATGACTTACGGCGAACTTCGCGATCCGAAGGCTGCAAGTCTTCCGATTCTCGCGGCTGCCGGCGGTATGCTTTTCCCGGCTTTGATTTACTTGGCTGTAAACGGTCTGACAGGTACGGACGCGACTCGTGGTTGGGGTATTCCCACGGCAACGGATATCGCTTTCGTGGTTGGCTGTATGGCTATCCTTGGCAAGAAGGTGCCCCATGCTCTCCGCGTGATGATTTTGACTTTGGCTATCGCCGACGATATCGGTGCCATTCTCGTGATTGCCATTGGCTACCCCAGCGGTGACGGTATCAGCTTTGCCGCTCTGGGTACTGGCGTTGCCTTGCTGGTCTTGATCAATGTGCTGTTCCGTCTGGGTGTTCGCAACTTGCTGCTCCATGGCGTAATCGGCATAGCTGTGTGGGCCTTCTTCGTAAAGAGCGGCGTGCATCCCACTATTTCGGGTGTGCTGCTTGGTCTTTCCGTTCCGGCCAGGGCTGTGATTGCCGGCGGCAAGATGGGCCTGTTTGCAAATAATGTGGGTCACGTTCTTTCTGGCGAAGCTACCGACAGCGAAGAGAAATATCGCGTGTTCAGCCTGCTGAAGCAGGGCGCCAAGGAAAGTATTTCTATGCAGGAACGCCTCTACAAGACTTTGGCTCCCTGGGTCAACTTCTTCATTATGCCGCTGTTCGCCTTGGCCAATGCCGGTGTCGAAATCAAGCTTGGCGGTGTGGAAGTTCCCGTGATGGGCGCTGTTGCCCTGGCTCTGGTATTCGGTAAGCCTATCGGCATTTTCCTGTTCAGCTTCCTCTCTGTGAAGATCGGTATTTCAAAGCGTCCGAGCTACAGCTGGAAGGCTCTGTGGGGCGGTGGCATGTTGGCCGGTATCGGCTTTACCATGGCTCTGTTCGTGGCAAGTCTCGCCTTCGATGTTGGCGATCGTCAGGATTCCGCAAAGCTGGGCATTCTGCTGGGAAGCTTCAGTGCCGCCATCCTGGGTACCATCTATATGAGCTTGGTTTCTAAGCCGAGCAAGGATGAACCTGAAGGACACGGTCACCACTAA
- a CDS encoding PP2C family protein-serine/threonine phosphatase yields the protein MKERMKKHPLLTKVVIALLCGLTFYLLGFPCRIFLKISDTTEVRLVAALPMLFSMTFGLPGALGCAFANLFSDIQSGYSAAVFIPGFLIQIIYGYIPAKVWHYLRRNNINKFRLNRVHKVVEYLIISTADALLVAFLICLLLKCVGLPSNFILGENIFFNNLLAMIVMGIPYLSLSSVVFQYKYHRASPRNTILSFSLNEKFLLFILLLSILISICSGIAAYNVFHYRYNLSNLDLWNKVYYSVVITLNILIWGSLIHLRFIESTVIKPIEKMSEIAMIFSHDSTMEKKLEEISNKCEKYLKYTTEIGALSRSYVDMSRKIDDYLNHIMAMTAEKQKEHTALEIATAIQLAALPKPLHSKRFENYAMMDPALEVGGDFYDFFFIDEDHIALCIADVSGKGIPAALFMMVSKIILRHNLMNGYSPAEALVRTNQEICENNTVDMFVSILCGVLDLKTNVLTFCNAGHEKPALLKKGKEFYLAQIKSFFVVGGMPGIKYQNFELQMEPGDIMFTYTDGIPEAMNENNEEFGNDRMLAALNASKDKPLEQLCKDVREAVRTHAGKAPQFDDITMVAFRINEGT from the coding sequence ATGAAAGAAAGAATGAAGAAACACCCCCTTCTGACCAAAGTCGTTATCGCCCTACTCTGTGGACTTACCTTCTATTTGTTAGGTTTCCCCTGCCGAATATTCCTCAAGATTTCGGATACGACGGAAGTCCGCCTGGTTGCAGCCCTCCCCATGCTGTTTTCCATGACCTTCGGTCTCCCCGGAGCCCTGGGCTGCGCCTTCGCAAACCTCTTCTCCGACATCCAGTCAGGATACTCCGCCGCCGTCTTCATACCGGGATTCCTCATCCAGATTATCTACGGGTACATTCCCGCCAAAGTTTGGCATTACCTCCGCCGCAATAACATCAACAAGTTCCGACTGAACCGAGTCCACAAAGTCGTAGAATACCTCATCATATCCACGGCAGACGCCCTCCTTGTGGCGTTCCTTATCTGTCTGCTATTAAAGTGTGTCGGCCTCCCGTCGAATTTTATCCTGGGCGAAAATATCTTCTTCAACAACTTGCTGGCGATGATCGTAATGGGCATCCCCTACCTAAGCCTATCCTCCGTCGTGTTCCAGTATAAGTACCACCGCGCTTCCCCCAGGAATACCATCCTCTCGTTCTCCCTTAACGAAAAATTCCTGCTGTTCATACTCCTGCTGAGCATCCTCATTTCTATCTGCTCCGGTATCGCCGCCTATAACGTGTTCCACTATAGGTACAACCTCAGCAATCTGGACCTATGGAACAAGGTCTACTACAGTGTCGTCATTACCTTGAACATCCTCATTTGGGGAAGCCTTATCCATCTGCGGTTTATCGAAAGCACCGTTATCAAGCCCATCGAAAAGATGAGTGAAATCGCCATGATATTCAGCCACGATTCAACCATGGAAAAGAAGCTGGAGGAAATCTCCAACAAGTGCGAAAAGTACCTGAAGTACACCACCGAAATCGGCGCCCTTTCCCGCTCCTACGTAGACATGTCCCGCAAGATCGATGACTACCTGAACCACATTATGGCAATGACGGCGGAAAAGCAGAAAGAACATACGGCCCTTGAAATTGCGACAGCCATCCAGCTGGCGGCCCTCCCCAAGCCCCTCCACTCCAAACGATTTGAAAACTACGCCATGATGGACCCCGCCCTAGAAGTTGGCGGTGACTTCTATGACTTCTTCTTTATCGACGAAGACCACATCGCCCTCTGTATCGCCGACGTATCCGGCAAGGGCATCCCCGCAGCATTATTCATGATGGTCAGCAAGATTATCCTGCGCCACAACCTGATGAACGGCTACTCTCCAGCCGAGGCCCTGGTACGAACCAACCAGGAAATCTGCGAAAACAATACCGTCGACATGTTCGTCTCCATCCTCTGCGGCGTTCTGGACCTAAAGACAAACGTCCTCACCTTCTGCAATGCGGGCCACGAAAAGCCGGCACTCCTGAAGAAGGGCAAAGAATTCTACCTGGCCCAAATCAAGAGCTTCTTTGTAGTCGGCGGCATGCCTGGCATCAAGTACCAGAACTTCGAATTGCAAATGGAACCCGGCGACATCATGTTCACCTACACCGACGGCATTCCCGAAGCCATGAACGAAAACAACGAGGAATTCGGCAACGATCGAATGCTGGCCGCACTGAATGCCTCCAAGGACAAGCCCCTGGAACAACTCTGTAAGGACGTTCGCGAGGCCGTCAGGACCCATGCCGGCAAGGCTCCCCAGTTTGACGACATTACCATGGTGGCATTCCGAATTAATGAAGGAACCTAG
- a CDS encoding sulfite exporter TauE/SafE family protein, giving the protein MTAASADWWQYGQYPAFFILGAVVSLINSIAGGGSSLSLPIMIFLGMPPTVANGTNRIGLIIGNLSSVHNLAKHGYLNKKLFKQLFWPSLVGALLGVGFLANIGDKVFQAIIAGAICLVVIMSHTRKDLFGKPPANPPEKLTLGGAIGFALVSVYGCIVQIGVGFVQIFSLTRYTGLDPIHVNALKNCLTTVFLVVSTAVLAFTGKVNWPIAIVMSAGAWCGGYFGSALQRKKGNKFIQNFISVCSLVMAAYLVVDLVLQ; this is encoded by the coding sequence ATGACCGCAGCATCCGCAGATTGGTGGCAGTACGGCCAGTATCCCGCTTTCTTTATCCTGGGCGCTGTCGTCAGCCTCATCAATAGCATCGCCGGCGGCGGAAGTTCCCTCAGCCTTCCCATCATGATCTTTCTGGGAATGCCCCCGACCGTGGCCAACGGCACCAACCGCATCGGCCTCATCATCGGAAACCTGAGCAGCGTCCACAACCTGGCAAAACACGGCTACCTGAACAAGAAACTCTTCAAGCAGCTATTCTGGCCCTCCCTGGTGGGAGCCCTCCTTGGCGTAGGATTTCTCGCAAACATCGGCGACAAGGTATTCCAGGCCATTATCGCCGGAGCCATCTGCCTGGTAGTCATCATGAGCCACACCCGCAAAGACCTGTTCGGAAAGCCCCCTGCAAACCCGCCCGAAAAATTGACCCTGGGCGGAGCCATCGGGTTCGCCCTGGTTTCAGTCTACGGATGTATCGTGCAGATTGGCGTTGGATTCGTGCAGATCTTTAGCCTCACCCGCTACACCGGTCTAGACCCCATCCACGTAAACGCCCTCAAGAACTGCCTCACAACCGTATTCCTGGTGGTCAGCACCGCGGTTCTCGCATTCACCGGAAAAGTGAACTGGCCCATCGCCATCGTCATGTCAGCCGGCGCCTGGTGTGGCGGTTATTTCGGCAGCGCCCTCCAGCGCAAGAAAGGCAACAAGTTCATCCAGAATTTTATCAGCGTCTGCAGCCTGGTCATGGCAGCCTACCTGGTGGTGGACCTGGTCCTTCAGTAA
- a CDS encoding GIY-YIG nuclease family protein, producing the protein MLRCKGNRIYTGYAVDVEARFQQHLTGKGARFTKAFPPECILRTFELESKEHALRLEARIKKLKRSDKEVLAAGDKTLEAVLMGSLDQLLKPRRGSRFAVKRPLIPQKKES; encoded by the coding sequence ATGCTTCGTTGTAAGGGGAATCGCATCTACACGGGTTATGCCGTGGATGTGGAGGCCCGTTTTCAGCAGCATCTGACTGGCAAGGGGGCTCGCTTTACCAAGGCTTTTCCGCCGGAGTGTATTCTGCGAACTTTTGAGCTGGAATCCAAGGAGCATGCCTTGCGGTTAGAGGCTCGAATCAAGAAGCTGAAACGATCCGACAAGGAAGTTCTTGCTGCCGGAGACAAGACTCTGGAAGCGGTTCTGATGGGAAGTCTCGACCAGCTTTTAAAACCCCGGAGGGGTTCCAGGTTTGCGGTAAAACGCCCGCTTATCCCCCAAAAAAAAGAATCTTGA